In the genome of Populus trichocarpa isolate Nisqually-1 chromosome 6, P.trichocarpa_v4.1, whole genome shotgun sequence, one region contains:
- the LOC7485296 gene encoding probable CCR4-associated factor 1 homolog 11: MSNSDKPPPPQPPPPRPQLARTVLIRSVWADNLEEEFKFIRSEIDRYPLISMDTEFPGIVVRPVAGDPYNRHRDPTAHYLSLKANVDLLNLIQIGLTIADEDGNLPDLGFKDLCFIWEFNFRDFDVAHDAHAHDSVELLRRQGIDFEKNRELGIDSVKFAELMMSSGLVLNQSVSWVTFHCAYDFGYLVKCLTHKVLPEGLNEFLGLVRVFFGDRVYDIKHIIRFCAGLYGGLDRVCKELGVDRVIGKSHQAGSDSLLTLHAYLKIKDKYFFKDKDNDRGLDKYANVLHGLELFD; this comes from the coding sequence ATGTCAAACTCTGATAAACCACCGCCGCCACAGCCTCCACCACCACGACCGCAACTTGCAAGGACTGTCTTGATCCGGTCGGTCTGGGCAGACAATTTAGAAGAAGAATTCAAGTTTATCCGATCCGAAATCGACAGGTACCCGTTAATCTCAATGGACACAGAGTTTCCCGGTATCGTTGTACGTCCTGTCGCCGGAGATCCGTACAACCGCCATCGTGACCCGACCGCTCACTACTTGAGCCTCAAAGCCAACGTTGATCTCTTAAATCTGATCCAAATAGGACTCACGATCGCTGACGAGGATGGGAATTTACCCGATCTAGGTTTTAAAGATCTCTGCTTCATTTGGGAATTCAATTTTAGGGATTTTGACGTGGCGCATGATGCACATGCGCATGACTCGGTGGAGTTGTTGAGGCGGCAGGGAATTGATTTCGAGAAGAATCGGGAGCTCGGGATTGACTCAGTGAAATTCGCTGAGTTGATGATGTCGAGTGGACTCGTGCTGAATCAGTCAGTGAGTTGGGTAACGTTTCACTGTGCTTATGATTTTGGTTACTTGGTGAAATGTTTGACTCATAAAGTGTTGCCAGAGGGGTTAAATGAGTTCTTGGGATTAGTGAGGGTGTTTTTTGGAGATAGGGTTTATGATATAAAGCATATAATAAGGTTTTGTGCGGGTTTATATGGTGGATTGGACCGGGTATGTAAGGAACTGGGCGTGGATCGGGTTATAGGGAAGAGTCATCAAGCCGGGTCAGATAGTTTGCTGACATTGCATGCTTATTTGAAGATAAAAGATAAGTATTTTTTCAAGGATAAAGATAATGATCGAGGATTAGACAAGTACGCTAATGTTTTGCATGGTTTAGAATTGTTCGATTGA
- the LOC7485297 gene encoding ubiquitin-conjugating enzyme E2 variant 1D isoform X1, with the protein MTLGSGGSSVVVPRNFRLLEELERGEKGIGDGTVSYGMDDGDDIYMRSWTGTVIGPHNTVHEGRIYQLKLFCDKDYPEKPPSVRFHSRINMTCVNHETGVVEPKKFGLLSNWQRDYTMEDILTQLKKEMTAPHNRKLVQPPEGTYF; encoded by the exons ATGACGCTTGGCTCAGGAGGATCCAGTGTCGTGG TCCCTCGGAACTTCAGATTGCTTGAGGAACTTGAACGTGGAGAAAAAGGTATTGGGGATGGCACAGTAAGCTATGGAATGGATGACGGAGATGACATTTACATGCGCTCTTGGACTGGCACTGTAATCGGTCCTCACAAt ACTGTACATGAAGGTCGAATTTATCAGTTAAAGCTGTTCTGTGATAAAGATTACCCGGAGAAGCCACCAAGTGTTCGCTTTCATTCTCGGATCAATATGACTTGTGTTAACCATGAAACTGGAGTG GTGGAACCAAAAAAGTTTGGACTTCTCTCAAATTGGCAGCGAGATTACACTATGGAGGACATCCTTACACAGCTGAAGAAGGAGATGACAGCACCACACAACCGGAAGCTGGTCCAGCCTCCTGAGGGTACCTACTTCTAG
- the LOC7485297 gene encoding ubiquitin-conjugating enzyme E2 variant 1C isoform X2, with translation MIYAFLLISFPRNFRLLEELERGEKGIGDGTVSYGMDDGDDIYMRSWTGTVIGPHNTVHEGRIYQLKLFCDKDYPEKPPSVRFHSRINMTCVNHETGVVEPKKFGLLSNWQRDYTMEDILTQLKKEMTAPHNRKLVQPPEGTYF, from the exons ATGATTTATGCTTTTTTGTTGATATCTT TCCCTCGGAACTTCAGATTGCTTGAGGAACTTGAACGTGGAGAAAAAGGTATTGGGGATGGCACAGTAAGCTATGGAATGGATGACGGAGATGACATTTACATGCGCTCTTGGACTGGCACTGTAATCGGTCCTCACAAt ACTGTACATGAAGGTCGAATTTATCAGTTAAAGCTGTTCTGTGATAAAGATTACCCGGAGAAGCCACCAAGTGTTCGCTTTCATTCTCGGATCAATATGACTTGTGTTAACCATGAAACTGGAGTG GTGGAACCAAAAAAGTTTGGACTTCTCTCAAATTGGCAGCGAGATTACACTATGGAGGACATCCTTACACAGCTGAAGAAGGAGATGACAGCACCACACAACCGGAAGCTGGTCCAGCCTCCTGAGGGTACCTACTTCTAG